A single genomic interval of Mangifera indica cultivar Alphonso chromosome 5, CATAS_Mindica_2.1, whole genome shotgun sequence harbors:
- the LOC123215630 gene encoding uncharacterized protein LOC123215630, whose protein sequence is NQPCPCPRCPSQSHLFFPFLFSFLIFLSQSPLAASTTTNATYFDTTTAYEILNSFNFPIGLLPKGVKSFDLDQSTGRFHAYLGATCSFSLKGSYQLRYKSTISGYISNNRLTCLSGISVKVLFLWLNIVEVVRNGDNIEFSVGIASASFPIDNFYESPQCGCGLDCLNGQVDKLRTRSFVSSI, encoded by the coding sequence AACCAACCTTGCCCATGCCCACGATGTCCTTCACAATCACACCTGTTTTTCCCcttccttttttctttcctcATCTTCCTCAGCCAATCCCCTCTCGCCGCCTCAACCACCACCAACGCCACCTATTTCGATACCACGACAGCCTATGAAATTCTTAATTCCTTCAACTTCCCCATCGGTCTCCTCCCAAAAGGTGTAAAAAGTTTTGATTTGGACCAAAGCACTGGCCGATTCCACGCCTATTTGGGCGCGACCTGTAGTTTCTCTCTCAAAGGTTCTTATCAACTCAGATATAAATCCACGATCAGCGGCTACATATCAAATAATAGACTCACTTGCTTGTCTGGCATAAGCGTCAAAGTGTTATTTCTGTGGCTTAATATTGTGGAGGTTGTTCGGAATGGAGATAATATTGAGTTCTCTGTTGGGATTGCTTCGGCTTCATTCCCGATTGATAACTTCTATGAGAGTCCACAGTGTGGTTGTGGATTGGATTGCTTGAATGGGCAAGTAGACAAGCTTAGAACGAGATCTTTTGTTTCTTCCATCTAG
- the LOC123215629 gene encoding uncharacterized protein At5g01610-like translates to MALQSIIFIFSVPYVFADAAVATTTTTKTAYEILEEYDFPVGLLPNGVTGYKFNSSTGKFKVYLNGTCTFTVDSYKLKYKSTIKGVLTKDKLSSLSGVKVKVWFFWLSITKVTREDDELEFSVGIASADFPVSNFNECPTCGCGLDCVDVSEKKSKFNPLIKQNFEGIEEIEKNPTD, encoded by the coding sequence ATGGCGCTTCAATCCATAATTTTCATCTTCTCAGTCCCATATGTCTTTGCCGATGCTGCCGTCGCCACCACAACCACCACTAAAACGGCATACGAGATTCTTGAAGAATACGACTTCCCCGTCGGTCTCCTCCCCAACGGGGTAACAGGCTATAAATTTAACAGTTCCACCGGTAAGTTCAAGGTCTACTTGAATGGTACTTGTACTTTCACCGTTGATTCATACAAGCTCAAGTACAAGTCTACCATAAAGGGTGTGTTAACCAAAGACAAACTCTCAAGTTTAAGTGGTGTGAAAGTGAAGGTATGGTTTTTTTGGCTTAGCATTACTAAAGTCACCCGTGAAGATGATGAGCTCGAGTTCTCGGTGGGGATCGCTTCTGCTGATTTTCCGGTCAGTAATTTTAATGAGTGTCCCACTTGTGGGTGTGGCTTAGACTGTGTCGACGTGAGTGAAAAGAAGAGCAAATTCAATcctttaattaaacaaaattttgagggaattgaagaaattgagaaaaacCCAACTGATTAG
- the LOC123215628 gene encoding exocyst complex component SEC15B-like, with protein MQTVRTRRKVAPATPNGGDSGEKLDQLLLSSAICNGEDLGSFVRKAFASGKPETLLHHLRQFARSKESEIEEVCKAHYQDFIMAVDDLRSLLSDVDSLKSALSDSNSKLQSVAGPLLNSLDLYVEAQNISKNVDLALKSIASCMKLMELCSRGNHHLSSNNFYMALKCIDTMESEFLGKTPSSTLKRMLEKKIPAIRAHIERKVNKEFGDWLVEIRVVSRNLGQLAIGQASSARQREEDLRIKQRQAEEQSRLSLRDCVYALNEDDEDGFSNGVESDSNGVSGLLGFDLTPLYRAYHLHQTLGLEDRFKKYYFENRKLQLTSDFQVSSMTPFLESHQTFFAQIAGFFIVEDRILRTGGNLISKIEVENLWDAAVSKMCSVLEDQFSRMQTANHLLLIKDYVSLLGVTLRGYGYPADVLLDVLSKHRDKYQELLLSDCRKKIAEALAADKFEQMLMKKEYEYSMNVLSFQIQTSDIVPAFPYVAPFSSTVPDCCRIVRSFIEDSVSFMSHGGQLDFYDVVKKYLDRLLAEVLDEGLLKLVNTSVHGVSQAMQAAANMAVLERACDFFFRHAAQLSGIPLRIAERSRRHFPLNKARDAAEEMLSGLLKTKVDGFMTLIENVNWMADDPVQNGNEYVNEVIIYLETLVSTAQQILPAEVLRRVLQDVLSHISETIVGALYGDSVKRFNINAIMGIDADVRLLESFADNLAPLFTDGDANQLKTALAESRQLINLLLSNHPENFLNLVIRERSFNALDYRKVVTISEKLRDPSDRLFGTFGSRGARQNPKKKSLDALIKRLKDVS; from the coding sequence ATGCAGACAGTAAGGACCCGCCGCAAGGTGGCTCCAGCCACTCCAAACGGCGGTGACTCTGGCGAGAAACTGGACCAGCTTCTCCTTTCATCCGCCATCTGCAATGGCGAAGACTTAGGGTCGTTTGTTCGCAAAGCTTTCGCATCAGGAAAGCCTGAGACACTCCTCCACCATTTGCGCCAGTTCGCCCGATCCAAAGAATCCGAAATCGAGGAAGTCTGCAAGGCTCACTACCAAGACTTCATCATGGCTGTTGATGATCTTCGATCTCTGCTCTCGGATGTCGATTCACTCAAATCGGCCCTCTccgattcaaattcaaaactccAGTCCGTAGCTGGTCCGCTCCTAAACTCACTTGACTTGTATGTAGAAGCACAAAATATTTCGAAAAATGTTGACTTAGCGCTGAAATCAATTGCTTCCTGTATGAAATTGATGGAGCTTTGTTCACGAGGAAACCATCATCTTTCAAGTAACAACTTTTACATGGCTTTGAAATGCATAGATACAATGGAGAGTGAGTTTCTAGGTAAAACACCGTCTTCCACTTTAAAAAGAatgttagaaaagaaaattccagcAATTAGAGCACATATTGAGAGAAAGGTAAACAAGGAGTTTGGTGATTGGCTAGTTGAGATCCGTGTAGTGAGTCGAAATTTAGGTCAATTAGCAATCGGTCAAGCTTCTTCGGCGAGGCAACGAGAAGAGGATTTACGAATCAAGCAGAGACAAGCTGAGGAACAGAGTCGGCTCAGTTTGCGTGACTGCGTTTACGCTTTAAACGAGGATGACGAAGATGGATTTAGCAACGGTGTTGAAAGCGATAGTAACGGTGTCTCTGGTCTCTTAGGGTTTGATTTGACTCCTCTTTATAGAGCTTATCATTTACACCAAACATTAGGTCTTGAAGATCgatttaagaaatattattttgaaaatcgGAAGCTTCAACTGACGTCTGATTTTCAGGTATCGTCAATGACTCCGTTTTTAGAATCTCATCAAACATTTTTCGCCCAGATTGCtggtttttttattgttgaagaTCGAATTTTAAGGACAGGTGGTAATTTGATATCTaaaattgaagttgaaaattTGTGGGATGCTGCTGTTAGTAAAATGTGTTCAGTACTGGAGGATCAGTTTTCTAGAATGCAAACTGCCAATCATCTCCTTCTGATAAAGGATTATGTGAGTTTGTTAGGTGTCACATTGCGGGGATATGGTTACCCTGCTGATGTTTTGCTTGACGTTTTAAGTAAACATCGAGATAAGTATCAGGAATTATTATTGTCAGATTGTCGTAAAAAGATTGCTGAAGCCCTTGCTGCTGATAAGTTTGAGCAAATGTTGATGAAGAAAGAGTATGAGTATTCTATGAATGTGCTTTCATTTCAGATTCAGACGTCAGATATAGTTCCTGCATTCCCTTATGTTGCGCCATTTTCTTCTACGGTGCCTGATTGTTGTAGGATTGTGCGGTCATTCATTGAGGACTCAGTGAGTTTCATGTCGCATGGTGGGCAGCTGGATTTCTATGATGTTGTTAAAAAGTATTTGGATAGGCTTCTGGCTGAAGTTTTGGATGAGGGTCTTTTGAAACTTGTTAATACATCTGTTCATGGGGTTTCTCAGGCAATGCAGGCTGCAGCTAATATGGCTGTTTTAGAGCGCGCTTGCGATTTTTTCTTTCGTCATGCTGCACAGCTTTCAGGAATTCCATTGAGAATAGCGGAGAGGAGTAGGAGGCATTTTCCTCTTAACAAAGCACGTGATGCTGCTGAGGAGATGCTGTCTGGGTTGCTTAAAACAAAGGTTGATGGCTTCATGACATTGATTGAGAATGTGAACTGGATGGCTGATGATCCTGTACAGAATGGCAATGAATATGTAAATGAGGTTATTATATATTTGGAGACTCTTGTTTCTACTGCACAACAAATATTGCCAGCTGAGGTTCTTAGAAGGGTTCTACAAGATGTTCTTTCTCACATATCAGAGACCATTGTAGGGGCTTTATATGGTGATTCTGTTAAGAGGTTTAATATAAATGCTATAATGGGAATTGATGCTGATGTTCGACTTCTGGAGTCTTTTGCTGATAATTTAGCTCCGTTATTCACAGATGGGGATGCAAATCAGTTGAAAACAGCGCTTGCTGAATCAAGgcaattgattaatttgttattgagCAATCACCCTGAGAATTTTCTAAATCTTGTGATTAGGGAGAGGAGCTTCAATGCTTTGGATTACAGGAAAGTAGTGACAATATCAGAGAAGTTGAGAGATCCTTCAGATCGGCTGTTTGGAACCTTTGGAAGCAGGGGAGCCAGGCAGAATCCTAAGAAGAAATCTCTGGATGCTTTGATAAAAAGACTCAAGGATGTGAGCTGA